In Dyadobacter subterraneus, a single genomic region encodes these proteins:
- a CDS encoding DUF4142 domain-containing protein — MNLNQKTPRRVFFKKSLRDTLAISAGMSLVATMLPSFTAEAMEVAFMDAPTAATDKEFRMKVFGPATLSLQTSQMAVSKCTQKNAKEFAGFELEEAKSVTAVLKDLATPMPAMDDKAKGTLEKLKMAKKGAEFDKAYIEAQYENHVFLRDLAANYLTHAAGKTDPAESQGRHLATLAHATFSEHVMITKRILGELGA, encoded by the coding sequence ATGAACTTAAATCAAAAAACACCTCGTCGCGTTTTCTTTAAAAAATCACTTCGGGATACATTGGCCATCAGTGCAGGTATGTCGCTCGTTGCAACCATGTTACCATCTTTTACTGCGGAAGCGATGGAAGTTGCTTTTATGGATGCGCCAACGGCTGCAACAGACAAAGAATTTAGAATGAAAGTTTTTGGACCGGCAACCCTTTCCCTGCAAACAAGCCAAATGGCAGTTTCAAAATGCACTCAGAAAAATGCCAAAGAATTTGCTGGTTTTGAATTGGAAGAAGCCAAATCGGTAACTGCGGTACTAAAAGATCTGGCAACGCCAATGCCTGCTATGGACGACAAAGCAAAAGGAACGCTTGAAAAACTTAAAATGGCAAAAAAAGGTGCAGAATTTGATAAGGCATATATCGAGGCGCAATATGAGAATCACGTATTTTTGAGAGATCTGGCTGCTAATTATTTAACACATGCAGCAGGAAAAACGGATCCGGCAGAAAGTCAGGGCAGACACTTGGCCACTTTGGCTCACGCTACATTTTCTGAGCATGTTATGATTACAAAAAGAATCTTAGGTGAATTAGGCGCCTGA
- a CDS encoding HAD family hydrolase, translated as MDIKVIAFDADDTLWVNEPYFRKTEEQFCELLSEYLERHALERELFKTEIDNLPLYGYGVKGFMLSMIETALKISDKTISLEHIEKILDLGKNLLNEPIDILEGVEEVLESLKGKYKLVVATKGDLLDQERKLKKSGLSHYFHHIEIMSEKDDANYLKLIKHLDIMPENLLMIGNSLKSDILPVLNIGGYAVHVPYHITWAHEQIENTVESEKFKSVEHIREILQDLL; from the coding sequence ATGGATATAAAAGTTATAGCCTTCGACGCCGACGATACGTTGTGGGTAAATGAGCCTTATTTTAGAAAAACAGAAGAGCAGTTTTGCGAATTGTTAAGCGAATATCTGGAGCGCCACGCATTGGAACGCGAACTGTTTAAAACCGAAATCGACAATCTGCCTCTTTACGGCTACGGAGTAAAGGGCTTTATGCTGTCCATGATTGAGACCGCATTGAAGATTTCGGACAAAACGATCAGTCTTGAACATATAGAAAAAATCCTTGATTTGGGTAAAAACCTGCTCAATGAACCGATTGATATTCTGGAAGGCGTAGAGGAGGTTTTGGAATCTTTGAAGGGAAAGTATAAGCTGGTTGTTGCTACCAAAGGCGATCTTCTGGATCAGGAAAGAAAATTGAAAAAGTCCGGATTGAGCCATTATTTTCATCACATAGAAATTATGTCAGAGAAAGATGATGCGAATTATCTGAAACTGATTAAACATCTGGATATCATGCCGGAAAATCTGTTGATGATTGGAAATTCACTTAAATCAGATATTCTTCCGGTATTAAATATTGGTGGATATGCGGTACATGTTCCGTATCATATTACCTGGGCGCATGAGCAGATAGAGAATACAGTTGAAAGCGAAAAATTCAAAAGTGTAGAACATATCCGGGAAATTCTGCAAGATCTGTTATAA
- a CDS encoding S9 family peptidase encodes MLKSLLFLLLIFSSGSFSSAQSFKMEDIISYPLASELTSCASGSKIAWTYNDQGKRNIYVAQGPDFKPRKLTSFDEDNGQQLSSISISADGKWVVFVKGGEHSGNHDNSLTVNPSSLIAMPIVEIFSVPFAGGEAKTLTEGDYPVISPKSDRIAFIKGGQIWQVSPDGSPAAKILFESKGTNSSVQWAPDGSGLAFVSSRGDHSFIGIFADKEKTIKWISPSFAKDDMPKWSPDGKKITFIRRPASGGLPDSILPRKHNAWNILVGDIATSTVQKIWSAPKTLSGSYPTTDGGANLMWSSAGRITFSSYHDGWPHLYSIKPEGGEPLLLTPGNFMCEYIEMSHDGKWLIFAANTGPDVLDLDRRHIVRVPVDMSKMEVLTPGTGVEAFPVVTGDGANVAMISSSAILPPQLAVMSFNANQKIRILDNSLLPASFPTGKLVTPKQVTFKASDGTLVYAQLFEPAADAVKSKKPAVVFVHGGPPRQMLLGWHYGDYYANTYAINQYLASQGFLVLAVNYRLGIGYGFEFHKPANAGSNGGSEYLDVKAAGEWLAARPDVDKKKIGIYGGSYGGYLTAMALGKDSKLFAAGVDVHGVHDWAFVNEGSKSAPDAALAAKVVYKSSPIAYVNTWMSPVLFIHGDDDRNVYFSQSVDLARRLEQRNIPFEQLIIPDDTHHWMKFSNQVKVDQAIAEFLVRKLMK; translated from the coding sequence AAAATCGCCTGGACGTATAATGACCAGGGAAAACGAAATATTTACGTGGCTCAGGGGCCTGATTTCAAACCCAGGAAACTGACTTCCTTTGACGAAGATAACGGGCAGCAGCTTTCAAGCATTTCCATTTCTGCCGATGGGAAATGGGTTGTATTTGTCAAAGGCGGCGAGCATAGCGGTAATCATGATAATAGTCTAACGGTCAATCCGTCGTCATTGATTGCGATGCCCATAGTGGAAATTTTCAGCGTTCCTTTTGCCGGTGGCGAAGCGAAAACATTAACAGAAGGTGACTATCCGGTTATTTCACCAAAAAGTGACCGGATCGCATTTATAAAAGGTGGTCAGATTTGGCAGGTAAGTCCAGATGGTTCTCCTGCTGCGAAAATATTGTTTGAAAGTAAAGGAACAAATAGTTCGGTTCAATGGGCACCGGATGGCTCAGGATTGGCCTTTGTTTCTTCCCGTGGCGATCATTCCTTTATTGGAATTTTTGCTGATAAAGAAAAAACGATCAAGTGGATATCTCCTTCTTTCGCGAAAGATGATATGCCGAAGTGGTCTCCTGATGGAAAGAAAATTACTTTTATCAGAAGACCGGCAAGCGGCGGATTACCAGATTCCATTTTGCCAAGAAAGCATAACGCATGGAATATTTTGGTAGGCGATATTGCAACTTCTACGGTGCAGAAAATCTGGTCGGCTCCTAAAACTTTGAGCGGCTCTTACCCTACAACCGATGGTGGTGCTAATTTGATGTGGTCGTCTGCCGGCAGAATTACATTTTCGTCCTATCACGACGGATGGCCTCATTTATATTCAATAAAACCCGAAGGGGGAGAACCTTTGCTATTGACGCCGGGTAATTTTATGTGTGAATATATTGAAATGAGCCATGATGGAAAATGGCTGATTTTTGCAGCAAACACGGGTCCTGATGTTTTAGACCTTGACCGGAGACACATCGTGAGAGTGCCGGTTGATATGTCAAAAATGGAAGTTTTAACGCCCGGAACAGGCGTAGAAGCTTTTCCGGTTGTGACGGGCGATGGTGCAAATGTTGCCATGATCAGTTCGTCGGCAATTCTTCCTCCCCAGCTGGCCGTAATGTCATTCAATGCAAATCAAAAAATCAGAATTCTTGATAATTCTTTATTGCCTGCCAGTTTTCCAACAGGCAAATTGGTAACTCCCAAGCAAGTAACATTCAAGGCATCTGACGGAACTTTGGTGTACGCACAGTTATTCGAACCAGCCGCGGACGCAGTAAAATCTAAAAAACCTGCTGTTGTTTTCGTACATGGAGGACCGCCAAGACAGATGCTATTGGGCTGGCATTATGGTGATTATTATGCCAATACCTATGCAATTAACCAATATCTGGCAAGTCAGGGATTTTTGGTCTTAGCCGTAAATTACAGATTAGGAATTGGTTATGGTTTTGAATTCCATAAACCGGCTAATGCGGGAAGCAATGGCGGCTCTGAATATCTTGACGTAAAGGCAGCCGGAGAGTGGCTGGCAGCCCGCCCGGATGTCGACAAGAAAAAGATTGGTATCTATGGCGGTTCTTATGGCGGATATCTTACTGCAATGGCTTTGGGAAAAGATTCAAAATTGTTTGCCGCAGGTGTGGATGTGCATGGCGTGCATGACTGGGCATTTGTCAATGAAGGTAGTAAATCGGCGCCGGATGCTGCGCTGGCGGCCAAAGTGGTTTATAAATCATCACCGATAGCCTATGTCAATACCTGGATGTCGCCGGTTTTATTTATTCATGGCGATGATGACCGCAATGTTTATTTCTCTCAAAGCGTTGATCTGGCAAGAAGACTGGAACAAAGAAATATTCCGTTTGAACAACTGATCATACCGGATGATACACATCACTGGATGAAGTTTTCTAATCAGGTTAAAGTTGATCAGGCGATTGCTGAATTTCTGGTTAGGAAGTTGATGAAGTAA
- a CDS encoding polysaccharide deacetylase family protein, with protein MKKVFHILIIFLTLTASYAQKGAKLIVRGDDMGYSHSGNLALIKCYKEGIQTSIEIIVPSPWFPEAVKMLKENPGADVGIHLAITSEWDNIKWRPLTDCASLKDEDGYFFPMIYPNKNYQGRAIMENKWQLADIEKEFRAQIEMALKKLPRISHLSSHMGCTGISEEVKTLTKRLAKEYKIPVDPEPKIDKYVGYEGAHKTSEEKINSFIAMLGKLESGKTYLFLDHPGLNDAELKAVSHIGYENVAEDRQGVTDLFTSEKVKAAIKEKGIQLIGYKDLVIKN; from the coding sequence ATGAAAAAAGTATTTCACATTCTTATAATTTTTCTCACATTAACAGCTTCTTACGCACAAAAAGGCGCTAAACTTATTGTTAGAGGGGACGATATGGGATATTCTCACTCTGGAAATCTTGCTCTGATCAAATGTTACAAAGAAGGAATTCAAACTTCAATTGAAATTATTGTTCCGTCACCCTGGTTTCCGGAAGCTGTGAAAATGCTGAAAGAAAATCCTGGTGCCGATGTGGGTATTCATCTGGCGATTACCAGCGAATGGGATAATATAAAATGGCGACCATTAACGGATTGTGCGAGTTTAAAAGACGAAGACGGGTATTTTTTTCCTATGATTTATCCAAACAAAAATTATCAGGGGCGTGCCATCATGGAAAATAAATGGCAATTGGCTGATATTGAAAAGGAATTCAGAGCGCAGATTGAAATGGCTTTGAAGAAACTGCCGCGAATCAGCCATTTGTCATCGCATATGGGCTGCACCGGTATCAGCGAAGAAGTAAAAACGCTGACAAAAAGACTGGCCAAAGAATATAAAATTCCTGTTGATCCCGAGCCGAAGATTGATAAATATGTGGGCTACGAAGGAGCCCATAAAACTTCGGAAGAAAAAATAAACAGCTTCATTGCCATGCTTGGCAAACTGGAATCAGGAAAAACCTATCTTTTCCTGGATCATCCCGGATTGAACGATGCAGAACTTAAAGCCGTATCACATATTGGTTATGAAAATGTGGCGGAAGACAGGCAAGGCGTAACAGATCTTTTTACGAGTGAAAAAGTGAAAGCTGCTATTAAGGAAAAAGGCATCCAGCTGATTGGCTATAAAGATCTTGTTATAAAAAATTAG
- a CDS encoding CHRD domain-containing protein, whose amino-acid sequence MRILCKLFPVFGLLALLSSCVDHNIENQISQTSLTISPAQEITFNSSPAYGAADVSYNKNTHILSFNISWNNLTDVPTGAHIHGTGPRGLNAPIIFDFANAITKTTSGNYSQSVLVDGTTLKEEDLLNGLYYFNFHTSNNPSGEMRGQIEFYDQSNVVSKKGIVLSGANEVPVNASTATGTVDYSYNKTTKLFSFFLTWNNLSEIITGSHIHGIAPKGTNATVIFDFFPKIQKAKSGSFSNSFLVDGTAINETDLLAGKYYFNIHSAALPAGEIRAQIEF is encoded by the coding sequence ATGAGAATACTATGCAAATTGTTTCCGGTATTTGGATTGCTCGCACTACTCTCATCCTGCGTCGATCACAACATTGAAAATCAGATTTCCCAAACCAGCCTGACCATTAGCCCGGCACAGGAAATTACTTTTAACAGCAGCCCGGCTTACGGAGCTGCGGATGTATCCTACAACAAAAACACTCATATACTTTCCTTTAACATCTCCTGGAACAATTTGACTGATGTTCCAACAGGCGCGCATATTCATGGAACAGGCCCAAGAGGGCTTAACGCACCGATTATTTTTGACTTCGCTAATGCCATCACTAAAACAACCTCTGGAAATTACAGCCAGTCTGTTTTGGTAGACGGTACAACTTTAAAAGAAGAAGATCTGCTGAACGGGCTGTATTATTTCAATTTTCATACGTCTAATAATCCTAGTGGAGAAATGCGTGGACAGATTGAATTTTACGATCAAAGTAATGTTGTCAGTAAGAAGGGAATTGTTTTAAGCGGTGCGAATGAGGTTCCTGTCAACGCCAGCACTGCTACTGGAACGGTTGATTATTCCTATAATAAAACGACAAAATTGTTTAGTTTTTTCCTTACCTGGAATAACCTGTCCGAAATCATTACCGGCTCGCATATTCACGGTATTGCACCCAAAGGAACCAATGCGACGGTGATTTTTGATTTTTTTCCAAAAATTCAAAAAGCTAAATCAGGATCGTTTTCCAACTCGTTCCTGGTTGATGGAACTGCAATTAATGAAACTGATCTTTTGGCAGGGAAATATTATTTTAATATTCATAGTGCAGCTCTTCCTGCGGGGGAAATCAGGGCTCAAATTGAATTTTGA